One segment of Planifilum fimeticola DNA contains the following:
- the metK gene encoding methionine adenosyltransferase, whose translation MSSRSLFTSESVTAGHPDKICDQISDAVLDAILTNDPNARVACETAVTTGLVLVSGEISTVCYVDIPKIVRETIREIGYTRAKFGFDADTCAVLTSIDEQSPDIAMGVDTALEKREGRMTEEEIEAIGAGDQGLMFGFACNETPELMPLPISLAHRLARRLHRVREDGTLPYLRPDGKTQVTVEYEGDRPVRIDTVVVSAQHAEDVALARIKEDILEHVIRPVVPEELLDASTKYFINPTGRFVIGGPQGDAGLTGRKIIVDTYGGYARHGGGAFSGKDPTKVDRSGAYAARYVAKNIVAAGLADKCEVQVAYAIGVAQPVSIRVDTFGTGKVDEGRLTELVRAHFDLRPAGIIRSLDLRRPIYRQTAAYGHFGREDLDLPWERTDKAEALRRDAGV comes from the coding sequence ATGAGCTCGCGCAGCTTGTTCACGTCCGAGTCCGTGACTGCGGGACACCCGGACAAGATCTGTGACCAGATCTCCGATGCGGTATTGGACGCCATTCTGACCAATGATCCCAACGCCCGGGTCGCCTGTGAAACCGCGGTGACGACGGGGTTGGTGCTGGTCTCGGGAGAGATCTCCACCGTCTGCTACGTGGATATTCCGAAAATCGTCCGGGAGACCATCCGGGAAATCGGTTATACCCGCGCCAAATTCGGGTTTGATGCGGATACCTGCGCGGTGCTGACCTCCATCGACGAGCAGTCTCCCGATATCGCGATGGGGGTGGACACGGCGCTGGAAAAGAGGGAAGGGCGCATGACGGAGGAGGAGATCGAAGCGATCGGCGCCGGCGACCAGGGATTGATGTTCGGCTTCGCCTGCAACGAGACGCCGGAACTGATGCCTTTGCCGATCTCCCTGGCACACCGGTTGGCCCGCCGTCTCCACCGGGTTCGGGAGGACGGCACCCTTCCCTATCTCCGGCCTGACGGCAAGACGCAGGTGACGGTGGAGTACGAAGGGGACCGCCCGGTGCGGATCGATACCGTCGTCGTGTCGGCCCAGCACGCGGAGGACGTCGCCTTGGCCCGGATCAAGGAAGACATATTGGAACATGTGATCCGGCCGGTCGTCCCGGAGGAGTTGCTGGACGCGAGCACCAAGTATTTCATCAACCCCACGGGGCGCTTTGTGATCGGAGGTCCCCAGGGGGACGCCGGCCTGACGGGTCGGAAGATCATCGTCGACACCTACGGAGGATACGCCCGCCACGGCGGGGGAGCCTTCTCCGGGAAGGATCCGACCAAAGTGGACCGTTCGGGGGCCTACGCCGCCCGCTATGTGGCCAAAAACATCGTAGCCGCCGGGCTGGCCGACAAATGCGAAGTCCAAGTGGCCTACGCCATCGGCGTGGCGCAACCGGTTTCCATCCGCGTGGACACCTTCGGCACGGGCAAGGTGGACGAGGGCCGTCTGACGGAGCTGGTTCGAGCCCACTTTGACCTCCGTCCTGCGGGGATTATCCGCTCCCTGGACCTGCGCCGGCCCATCTACCGGCAGACCGCGGCCTACGGGCACTTCGGCCGGGAGGATCTCGATCTTCCCTGGGAACGGACGGACAAAGCGGAAGCGTTGCGCAGAGACGCGGGAGTTTGA
- a CDS encoding helicase-related protein has product METSVYTLTRDPTRRFSIAPDVDALYWDRRGEAVTVLETHPSVGQAFRHLRSGKGAPGDRLPPPPVSLWERWERAAHSLRSLLAGRALLWDEVKGLVRELAGPMGDQELRAVLQTMCLTGMAFMLPGVEIPSAVSRWRCNRCGSGPEGLFRSRCGRCGGECVSCDRCLFLGRSRACTPLFFFLPEEKGEASGDFRRVDLRLPALTEGQKWVSDRCLEAVRSGQRFFLVWAVTGSGKTEAVLPAVHRVLEGGGRVLWVSPRRDVVEELAPRLDRAFPDLPVNVLHGESGWVRTSSPLTAATAHQAWRFYRCFQLVVVDEVDAFPLKGDPQLRAGVERAAAERGTILWLTATPPRDLRRRLARGQFPGVILPVRHHGRPLPEPRLFRLWRLWSSLDQGRPLPPVTAFLERVVEHGGQGLLFVPRVADVDRLLSWIRRRHPDRFGECRGVSGRDGERKRILEELRRGDIRFLITTTVLERGVTLPRCHVLVFGADHPVFDAPALVQIAGRVGRTADYRFGEVWFLSAERTEGQLKAIREILWMNRVARRRGWLKEDEENGCQ; this is encoded by the coding sequence ATGGAGACGTCCGTTTACACGTTGACCCGAGACCCTACCCGCCGCTTCAGCATCGCTCCGGATGTGGACGCTCTGTACTGGGACAGGCGCGGCGAAGCGGTGACGGTTCTGGAAACCCATCCTTCCGTGGGACAAGCCTTCCGGCATTTGCGTTCCGGGAAAGGTGCACCCGGCGATCGGCTCCCGCCTCCTCCGGTTTCCCTGTGGGAGCGCTGGGAGAGGGCGGCCCATTCCCTCCGATCGCTGTTGGCGGGAAGGGCCCTGCTCTGGGATGAGGTGAAGGGCCTGGTGCGGGAGCTGGCGGGGCCCATGGGGGATCAGGAACTTCGCGCGGTCCTGCAGACCATGTGCCTGACCGGCATGGCCTTTATGCTGCCCGGAGTCGAAATCCCTTCGGCCGTTTCCCGCTGGCGTTGCAACCGGTGCGGATCGGGACCGGAGGGATTGTTCCGTTCCCGGTGCGGGCGGTGCGGGGGCGAATGCGTCAGCTGTGACCGCTGCCTTTTTCTCGGGCGCTCCCGCGCCTGTACGCCTCTATTCTTCTTTCTGCCCGAGGAGAAAGGAGAGGCGTCCGGAGATTTTCGAAGGGTCGATCTGCGCCTTCCCGCCCTGACCGAGGGACAAAAATGGGTTTCCGATCGTTGCCTTGAAGCGGTGCGGTCGGGGCAGAGGTTTTTTCTCGTATGGGCGGTGACAGGATCGGGCAAAACCGAAGCCGTGCTTCCTGCCGTTCATCGGGTGTTGGAGGGGGGCGGGCGCGTTTTGTGGGTTTCGCCGCGGCGGGATGTGGTGGAGGAGCTGGCCCCGCGGCTGGATCGGGCTTTTCCGGACCTCCCGGTGAACGTCCTGCACGGGGAGAGCGGTTGGGTTCGGACCAGCAGTCCGCTTACGGCGGCGACGGCCCATCAGGCGTGGCGATTTTACCGCTGTTTCCAACTGGTGGTTGTCGACGAAGTGGATGCCTTTCCCCTGAAGGGGGACCCGCAGCTCCGGGCGGGGGTGGAACGGGCGGCGGCGGAAAGGGGAACGATCCTCTGGCTGACGGCCACTCCCCCTCGGGACCTGCGCCGCCGGCTAGCACGGGGGCAATTTCCAGGGGTGATTCTGCCGGTCCGACACCACGGCCGCCCGCTCCCCGAACCCCGCCTGTTTCGCCTGTGGAGGTTGTGGTCTTCCCTGGATCAGGGGCGACCGCTCCCTCCCGTGACGGCCTTTTTGGAAAGGGTGGTGGAACACGGGGGACAAGGGCTGTTGTTCGTGCCGCGGGTGGCCGATGTGGATCGCCTCCTCTCCTGGATCCGGAGGCGCCACCCCGACCGGTTTGGGGAGTGCCGCGGCGTGTCCGGCCGGGACGGTGAGCGAAAAAGGATATTGGAAGAGCTCAGGAGGGGAGACATCCGGTTTCTCATCACCACGACCGTCCTGGAAAGGGGGGTTACGCTGCCCCGCTGTCACGTGTTGGTCTTCGGGGCGGACCATCCCGTGTTCGATGCGCCTGCACTGGTGCAGATCGCCGGGCGCGTGGGGCGCACCGCCGATTACCGGTTCGGGGAGGTCTGGTTTTTGTCCGCCGAGCGGACGGAGGGACAGTTGAAGGCAATTCGGGAGATCCTATGGATGAACCGGGTGGCTCGCCGCCGGGGGTGGCTGAAGGAGGATGAGGAAAATGGTTGCCAATAG